Part of the Crossiella cryophila genome, CCGCACAACCAATCACGCTCCGACACAAAAGCCGTGGGCCGGACTCGCGAAACGCGAACCCGGCCCACGGCCTTCAGTGCGATGCCGGGAGATCCCGGCGACGGAGTGCTAGGAAGAACTCCCCGCCTTCTCCTTCTTGTCCTCGGCCGCGCCGTTCTCGGCCTTCATCAGCTCGTCCATGTCCACCAGGGACGGGTCGCGGAGCACCCGGTCCAGTTGTTCGCGGTCCAGCGCGTTCTGCCACCTGGCGACCACCAGGGTGCCCACGCCGTTGCCGATCAGGTTGGTGAGGGCTCTCGCTTCGGACATGAAGCGGTCGATGCCTGCGATCAGGGCGATGCCGATGCTGGCCTCGGGGATGACGTTCTGGAAGGCGACCAGGGAGGCGGCCAGGGTGACCAGGCCGGCTCCGGTGACGCCTGCCGCGCCCTTGCTGGAGAGCAGCATGAACAGCAGCAGGCCGATCTGGGTCCACAGCGGCAGGTGCGCGCCGGTGGCCTGGGCGATGAACAGGGCGCCCATGGTCAGATAGATGCAGGTGCCGTCCAGGTTGAACGAGTAGCCGGTCGGGATGGTCAGGCCGACCACCGACTTCTGCGCGCCCGCGGCCTCCAGCTTGACCAGCATCCGCGGCAGCACCGCCTCACTGGAGGAGGTGCCCAGCACGATCAGCAGCTCGTCCTTGATGAAGCGGATGAACTTGAAGATGTTGAACCCGGCCAGCTTCGCCACGCCGCCGAGCACCAGGATGATGAACAGCACGCAGGTCAGGTAGAAGGCGATCATGAGGAACGCCAGCGAGGTCAGCACCTTGGCGCCGTTGGTGCCGATCGTGTAGGCCATGCCGCCGAAGGCGCCGACCGGCGCCGCGTACATGACGATCTTGATGACGCCGAACATGATCTTGGCGACGGTGTCCAGCGCCTGCAGGGCCTTGGCGCCGCGTTCGCCCATCATGCCGATCGCGACCGCGACCAGCACCGCCAGCACCAGCACCTGGATCAGCTGGCCGCTGGTGAAAGCGCCGACGAAGGACTCCGGGACCAGGTGCAGGATGAACCCGGTGAAACCCTCCGTGCCCGCCGCCTTCTTCTGCGCGTCCGCGCCCGCCTTGAGGTCGGCGGCGCTGGGCTGCATGTCCAGGCCGACACCCGGCTGCAGGATGTTCACCACGATCATGCCGATCACCAGCGCGATCAGCGTCATCACGATGAAGTACATGATGGTGCGCAGTGCCAGGCCGCCGGCCTTGGCGAGGTTGCCCAGCCCCGCGATGCCGACGACGATCGTGCAGAAGATCGTGGGCGCGATGACCATCTTCACCAGATTGATGAACAGGTCCGCGAGCCACTTCAGCCCGGCTGCCTGCACGGGGAAGAGGATCCCGACCAGGATCCCCGCCGCGATCGAGACCAGCACCCAGAAGTAGAGGTGCCGGTAGATCGGCTTCCGCGTTCGCCCCCCAGCAGCGGTCGTTGCCAACATGTCCTCCTCGACATTGGTCCTTGTCCGGGCCGAATGCTCGTGACCGGAGAAGTTCACCGGCAAGCGACCTGGGCGAAACTTGAGACTGTCCTGACAAATTTCCGGGCTCGGTGATAAGGCCGTTACCAGAACACCGCCAGGCCGTAGCATGCGTGCCCGGTTCATCCTGACGGACTAGCCTGTGAGAATGCCGCATCCAGCGCTGACCCGCCGCGCGCTGTTGCTGGGCGGAGCCGGCGCGCTGGTGACCGCCACCGTGGGCAGTTGCACGCCCAGCACCCTGCCCGATCTGCCCGAGTTGATCCTGGCCACCGGGCCGCCCGGCGCGGTCTACCGGGAGATCGGCGGCGCGCTGGCCGACGAGCTGCAGAAGTACCTCCAGCGCACCGCGGTGCGCACCAGGCCCAGCGGCGCGTCGGTGGAGAACCTGACGCTGCTCAGCAGCAACCAGGCCCAGCTCGGGTTCGTCTCACTGGATGCCATGCTGGCCCGCCAGACCAGCCCGGTGCTCGGCGTGAGCGCGGTCGGGCGGCTCTACGACAGCTTCCTGCACCTGGTGGTGCTCAACAACTCCAAGGTGCGCACCGCCAAGGACCTGCCGGGGCGGCGGGTGGCGATCGGCGCGGCGGGCTCGGGCACCGAGTACACGGTGGAGAAGTTGCGCCGGATCGCCGGGCTGAACTTCAACGAGGTGCGGCTGACCCAGGCCGAGGCGGCCAAACAGCTGGAGGAGGGCGCGATCGACGCCTTCTTCACCCTCACCGGCATCCCGACCCCGGCGATCAGCGAGATGATCCGGCGGCAGGTGGCGATCCGGCTGGTGCCGCTTGCCGAACAGGCGGAGGTGCTGGCCAGTGGCGACTCCTCGGCCTACGTGCCCGCGACCATCCCGAAGACCACCTACGGCACCTACGTCCAGCCCGCGCGCACGGTCTCGGTGCCCAACCTGCTGGTGGCCAGGGAGGACCTGCCGGCCGAGGTGGTGAAGATCGTGGCCAACACGGTGTTCTCGCAGGCCGACTCGATCGCGATCAACCACCCGGAGGCGCGGCGGATCAACCGCAGCACCGGGATCGCCACCGGGCCGGTGCCGCTGCACCCGGGCGCGGCGGCCTGGTTCCGGGAGTACAAGCGGCTGGTCTGAGGCCGCGGACTAGATGCGGCGGGCTGGCCGCGGCGGGCTAGATGCCTGCGGGCAGGGTGCTCGGCGGTGGTGGCGGCGGGTCGTCGTCCTCGTCCTCGGGCGGGAGCACCGGCGGGCGGGAGAGGTGTTTGCGTTCGCCGTCCGGGCGGCCGTCGGCCGGGTCGGTGGGGTCGAAGAGCTGTTCGGCCGGGGCGACCGGCAGCCGGATGGCCACGTCCAGGCCGTGCGGATGTGCCTGGTGCAGCCGGAACTCGCCGCCCGCCGAGGTGACCAGTTCGCTGCAGATGGCCAGGCCGAGGCCGGTGCCGGAGATGTTCTGGTGCTTGGGCGAACGCCAGAACCGGTGCAGTGCGACGGAAAGCTCGGCCTCGTCCAGACCGACGCCGTCGTCGATGACGTGCAGTTCCACGTGGCCGTCCTCGGTGCTGTCGGCCGGATCCTCGTGCCGGGCCCAGACCCGGACCCTGGTGCCGCCGGAGAGCCGGATCGCGTTGCCGACCAGTTCGTCCAGCACGCTGCCCAGTCCGCCGGGTGGTTCGAGCACGCGCAGGCCCTCGGGGATGTCCAGGCGCAGCCGGATCGCGGCGCGTTGCGCGTTGGCCTGCCAGGCCGGTTCGTGCGCGGCGACGAGTTCGTCCAGCTCGACCGGTTCGGCCGCCGCGGCGCTGTCCAGCCGGGTGGCGGCGAGCAGGGCGTCCAGCACCCGGCCCATCTCCTCGGCCTCCTCCACCGCGAGCTGGTGGGCCTGGCGGGCGGGCTCGTCGGGTAGGTGCGGTTCCAGGTTCTCCACCGCGAGGCGCAGGCTCGCGAGTGGGTTGCGTAGCTGGTGGGAGGCGTCGGCGACGAAGTCCCGCTGCCTGCGCAGGGCCCGGCCGACCACGTCGACCATGGTGTTGAAGGAGCTGGCCAGGGT contains:
- the dctA gene encoding C4-dicarboxylate transporter DctA; the encoded protein is MLATTAAGGRTRKPIYRHLYFWVLVSIAAGILVGILFPVQAAGLKWLADLFINLVKMVIAPTIFCTIVVGIAGLGNLAKAGGLALRTIMYFIVMTLIALVIGMIVVNILQPGVGLDMQPSAADLKAGADAQKKAAGTEGFTGFILHLVPESFVGAFTSGQLIQVLVLAVLVAVAIGMMGERGAKALQALDTVAKIMFGVIKIVMYAAPVGAFGGMAYTIGTNGAKVLTSLAFLMIAFYLTCVLFIILVLGGVAKLAGFNIFKFIRFIKDELLIVLGTSSSEAVLPRMLVKLEAAGAQKSVVGLTIPTGYSFNLDGTCIYLTMGALFIAQATGAHLPLWTQIGLLLFMLLSSKGAAGVTGAGLVTLAASLVAFQNVIPEASIGIALIAGIDRFMSEARALTNLIGNGVGTLVVARWQNALDREQLDRVLRDPSLVDMDELMKAENGAAEDKKEKAGSSS
- a CDS encoding HAMP domain-containing sensor histidine kinase; translation: MLRRLLAVLVPLLVAMAAAFGVPLAAAIGQQETQSVYLDRLSDASRFAALAENVLALDRTAPLQDELTRYHRLYNIPAVLVDPGGNVMLPSDTPIDLNTPGVREGLSVAFAGYRPNPPGVVWPWQTTPLVVVEPVGRDSQVVAAVVTVSPSDSLRHQIVNTWLLLALNGLVPLLALIGAAWPVSRWILRPIRRLDEVTARVASGRLDARADVHGPPELRTLASSFNTMVDVVGRALRRQRDFVADASHQLRNPLASLRLAVENLEPHLPDEPARQAHQLAVEEAEEMGRVLDALLAATRLDSAAAAEPVELDELVAAHEPAWQANAQRAAIRLRLDIPEGLRVLEPPGGLGSVLDELVGNAIRLSGGTRVRVWARHEDPADSTEDGHVELHVIDDGVGLDEAELSVALHRFWRSPKHQNISGTGLGLAICSELVTSAGGEFRLHQAHPHGLDVAIRLPVAPAEQLFDPTDPADGRPDGERKHLSRPPVLPPEDEDDDPPPPPPSTLPAGI
- a CDS encoding TAXI family TRAP transporter solute-binding subunit; translation: MPHPALTRRALLLGGAGALVTATVGSCTPSTLPDLPELILATGPPGAVYREIGGALADELQKYLQRTAVRTRPSGASVENLTLLSSNQAQLGFVSLDAMLARQTSPVLGVSAVGRLYDSFLHLVVLNNSKVRTAKDLPGRRVAIGAAGSGTEYTVEKLRRIAGLNFNEVRLTQAEAAKQLEEGAIDAFFTLTGIPTPAISEMIRRQVAIRLVPLAEQAEVLASGDSSAYVPATIPKTTYGTYVQPARTVSVPNLLVAREDLPAEVVKIVANTVFSQADSIAINHPEARRINRSTGIATGPVPLHPGAAAWFREYKRLV